One window from the genome of Roseisolibacter agri encodes:
- a CDS encoding adenosylmethionine--8-amino-7-oxononanoate transaminase produces MTIDAGLDATNDVGTLDARHVWHPYTQHWQAPAPVEIVRAHGATLHARDGRAILDAISSWWVTLHGHAEPSIAEAIAEQARTLEQVIFAGFTHAPAAELSAALARVLPPGLTRVFLSDDGSTAVEAALKIALQWWHNRGEPRRLVAALEHAYHGDTFGAMSVGARSIFSAPFAPQLFDVARLPDPSEDADATLAAFDALLDARGHELAALIVEPLVLGAGGMRMWREDTLRALADRCRARGVLLIADEVMTGFGRTGALFACGRAGVAPDMICLSKGITGGFLPMGATVVREELFAGFLSDDRTRTLFHGHSYTANPVTCAAALASLRLLESDASTQARARIEAAHRRHLDALGAHPLVRAPRVMGTIAALDLVDARAGGGYLNPVGRELATFALEEGVLLRPLGDACYVLPPFCTTDEELDRVYGVIARFLEGARASGA; encoded by the coding sequence GTGACGATCGACGCCGGGCTCGACGCCACGAACGACGTCGGCACCCTCGACGCGCGGCACGTCTGGCACCCGTACACGCAGCACTGGCAGGCGCCCGCGCCCGTGGAGATCGTGCGCGCGCACGGCGCCACGCTGCACGCGCGCGACGGCCGCGCCATCCTCGACGCGATCTCCAGCTGGTGGGTGACGTTGCACGGGCACGCGGAGCCGAGCATCGCCGAGGCGATCGCGGAGCAGGCGCGGACGCTGGAGCAGGTGATCTTCGCGGGCTTCACGCACGCGCCGGCCGCGGAGCTGAGCGCGGCGCTCGCGCGCGTGCTGCCGCCGGGGCTCACGCGCGTCTTCCTCTCGGACGACGGCTCGACGGCGGTGGAGGCGGCGCTCAAGATCGCGCTGCAGTGGTGGCACAACCGCGGCGAGCCGCGGCGCTTGGTGGCGGCGCTGGAGCATGCCTACCACGGCGACACGTTCGGCGCGATGAGCGTGGGCGCGCGCAGTATCTTCAGCGCGCCGTTCGCGCCGCAGCTGTTCGACGTCGCGCGCCTGCCCGACCCCAGCGAGGACGCGGACGCGACGCTGGCGGCCTTCGACGCGCTGCTGGACGCGCGCGGCCACGAGCTCGCCGCGCTCATCGTCGAGCCGCTGGTGCTGGGCGCCGGCGGCATGCGCATGTGGCGTGAGGACACGCTGCGCGCGCTCGCCGACCGCTGCCGCGCGCGCGGCGTGCTGCTCATCGCCGACGAGGTGATGACGGGATTCGGGCGCACGGGCGCGCTGTTCGCGTGCGGACGCGCGGGCGTCGCGCCCGACATGATCTGCCTGTCCAAGGGGATCACCGGCGGCTTCCTGCCGATGGGCGCGACGGTGGTGCGCGAGGAGCTGTTCGCAGGGTTCCTGAGCGACGACCGCACACGCACGCTCTTCCACGGCCACTCCTACACGGCGAACCCGGTCACGTGCGCCGCCGCGCTGGCGAGCCTGCGGCTGCTGGAGTCCGACGCGAGCACGCAGGCACGCGCGCGCATCGAGGCCGCGCACCGGCGCCACCTCGACGCGCTCGGCGCGCATCCGCTCGTGCGCGCGCCGCGCGTGATGGGGACGATCGCCGCGCTGGACCTCGTGGACGCGCGCGCGGGCGGCGGCTACCTGAACCCGGTCGGCCGCGAGCTCGCGACCTTCGCGCTGGAAGAGGGCGTGCTCCTGCGCCCGCTCGGCGACGCGTGCTACGTGCTGCCGCCGTTCTGCACGACCGACGAGGAGCTGGATCGCGTGTACGGCGTGATCGCGCGGTTCCTTGAGGGAGCGCGCGCCTCCGGCGCGTGA
- a CDS encoding aminotransferase class I/II-fold pyridoxal phosphate-dependent enzyme, translating to MPDLAASVSPAPSPAPATLDASPDASLDVQLSHELATLDDAGLRRRLRPLTRVAGAELRAADGVTLLDFASNDYLGLAADPRPAAAAAELLAREGLGAGAARLISGDHPAHHALEEALAALKGTPRALLFSSGWAANAGALPALAGREDAIYADALNHASLIDGARLSRATVRVFPHGDLAALDGMLHEDASRFRRRWIVVEGVYSMDGDLCPLDALVAIARAHGAFTYVDDAHATGVLGPDGRGSAAHWGVTVDVTVGTLGKALGTAGAFVAGSAALCDLLLHRARSFVFTTGTPPALAAATLHALAVAHDEPWRRTRVRAVAARLRAGLAAMGRPAPGAPDGHVVPVPVGDPRATLAVGEALRARGYLVGAIRPPTVPPGGSRLRVSASAAHTDAQVDGLLAALAETL from the coding sequence CTGTCGCACGAGCTCGCGACGCTCGACGATGCCGGCCTGCGGCGCCGGCTGCGGCCGCTGACGCGCGTCGCGGGCGCCGAGCTGCGCGCGGCGGACGGCGTGACGCTCCTGGACTTCGCGTCGAACGACTACCTGGGCCTCGCGGCCGATCCGCGCCCCGCGGCCGCCGCGGCCGAGCTGCTCGCGCGCGAGGGGCTCGGCGCCGGCGCGGCGCGGCTGATCTCGGGCGACCATCCCGCGCACCACGCGCTGGAGGAGGCGCTCGCCGCGCTCAAGGGCACGCCGCGCGCGCTGCTCTTCTCCAGCGGCTGGGCCGCGAACGCCGGCGCGCTGCCCGCGCTGGCCGGCCGCGAGGACGCGATCTACGCCGACGCGCTGAACCACGCCTCGCTGATCGACGGCGCGCGGCTGTCGCGCGCGACGGTGCGCGTCTTCCCGCACGGCGACCTCGCGGCGCTCGACGGCATGCTGCACGAGGACGCGTCGCGCTTCCGCCGCCGCTGGATCGTCGTCGAGGGTGTGTACTCGATGGACGGCGACCTGTGCCCGCTGGACGCGCTGGTGGCGATCGCGCGCGCGCACGGCGCGTTCACCTACGTCGACGACGCGCACGCCACCGGCGTGCTCGGCCCCGATGGACGCGGCAGCGCCGCACACTGGGGCGTCACCGTCGACGTCACCGTCGGCACGCTCGGCAAGGCGCTGGGCACCGCGGGCGCGTTCGTCGCGGGGAGCGCGGCGCTGTGCGACCTGCTGCTGCATCGCGCGCGCTCGTTCGTGTTCACCACGGGCACGCCACCGGCGCTCGCCGCGGCCACGCTGCACGCGCTCGCGGTCGCGCACGACGAGCCGTGGCGGCGCACGCGCGTGCGCGCGGTCGCGGCGCGGCTGCGCGCGGGGCTCGCGGCGATGGGCCGTCCCGCGCCGGGCGCGCCCGACGGCCACGTCGTGCCGGTGCCCGTCGGCGATCCACGCGCGACGCTCGCGGTGGGCGAGGCGCTGCGCGCGCGTGGCTATCTGGTCGGCGCGATCCGTCCGCCCACCGTGCCGCCGGGCGGCTCGCGGCTGCGCGTGAGCGCGAGCGCCGCGCACACGGACGCGCAGGTGGACGGGCTCCTGGCCGCGCTCGCGGAGACGCTGTGA